A part of Streptomyces sp. NBC_00557 genomic DNA contains:
- the katG gene encoding catalase/peroxidase HPI, whose translation MSGSESENPAIPSPTPTPTRRPRTNRDWWPNQLDLQVLHQHSPRANPMDEDFDYAKEFATLDVDALKRDVFEVMRTSQDWWPADYGHYGPLFIRMSWHAAGTYRIADGRGGGGSGAQRFAPLNSWPDNASLDKARRLLWPVKQKYGRKISWADLLVFAGNCAMESMGFKTFGFGFGREDIWEPEEIFWGPEDTWLGDERYSGDRELTGPFAAVQMGLIYVNPEGPNGNPDPMAAARDIRETFGRMAMNDEETVALIVGGHTFGKCHGAVDPSYIGPEPEAAPIEQQGLGWRNTYDSGTGPHALTSGLEGAWTTAPTTWDNGYLDNLYGYEWELTRSPAGAHQWTPKDPAARNTVPDAHDPSKRHAPMMLTTDLALKVDPVYAPITKRFHENPDELAVAFAKAWYKLLHRDMGPLSRYLGPWIPEPQLWQDPVPDVDHELVGDEDIAALKGRILDSGLSLSQLVTTAWASAASFRGTDKRGGANGARIRLAPQKDWELNNLPEVTEVLRTLEGIQQEFNLSQTGGTRVSLADLIVLGGCAAVEQAARNAGYDITVPFAPGRTDASQEQTDVASFAVLEPKADAFRNYLPAGEKLSPETLMLDRANLLTLTAPEMTVLIGGMRALNTGFKGSPHGVLTHRPGILTNDFFVNLLDMGTEWQASATEENVFEGRDRTTGEVKWTATAVDLIFGAHSQLRAVSEVYASRDAGEKFVRDFVAAWNKVMNLDRFDLV comes from the coding sequence ATGTCCGGCAGCGAAAGTGAGAATCCGGCAATCCCCTCACCGACACCTACACCGACTCGGCGGCCCAGGACGAACCGGGACTGGTGGCCGAATCAGCTGGACCTTCAGGTTCTGCACCAGCACTCGCCGCGTGCCAACCCGATGGACGAGGACTTCGACTACGCGAAGGAGTTCGCGACCCTCGACGTGGACGCGCTGAAGCGTGACGTCTTCGAGGTGATGAGGACATCCCAGGACTGGTGGCCTGCCGACTACGGGCACTACGGGCCGCTCTTCATCCGGATGAGCTGGCATGCCGCGGGAACGTACCGCATCGCGGACGGCCGTGGTGGGGGCGGCAGCGGCGCACAGCGCTTCGCTCCCCTCAACAGCTGGCCGGACAACGCGAGCCTGGACAAGGCGCGCCGTCTGCTCTGGCCGGTCAAACAGAAGTACGGCCGGAAAATCTCCTGGGCCGATCTTCTGGTCTTCGCCGGAAACTGTGCCATGGAATCCATGGGATTCAAGACATTCGGCTTCGGTTTCGGGCGGGAGGACATCTGGGAACCCGAGGAGATCTTCTGGGGGCCCGAGGACACATGGCTCGGCGATGAGCGCTACAGCGGTGACAGGGAACTCACCGGTCCTTTCGCCGCCGTACAGATGGGACTGATCTACGTCAATCCGGAGGGACCCAACGGAAACCCGGACCCGATGGCCGCCGCCCGGGACATTCGGGAGACGTTCGGGCGCATGGCGATGAACGACGAGGAGACGGTCGCACTCATCGTCGGCGGCCACACCTTCGGCAAGTGTCATGGTGCGGTCGATCCCAGTTACATCGGCCCCGAGCCCGAGGCGGCCCCCATCGAGCAGCAGGGCCTCGGCTGGCGGAACACATACGACAGCGGCACGGGCCCCCACGCGCTCACCAGTGGCCTGGAGGGTGCCTGGACCACCGCGCCGACCACGTGGGACAACGGCTACCTCGACAATCTCTACGGGTACGAGTGGGAGCTGACGCGCAGCCCCGCCGGCGCCCACCAGTGGACTCCCAAGGATCCCGCGGCCAGGAACACCGTGCCCGACGCCCATGATCCGTCGAAGCGGCACGCCCCGATGATGCTGACGACGGACCTGGCGCTGAAGGTGGACCCGGTCTACGCGCCGATCACGAAGAGGTTCCACGAGAACCCGGACGAGCTCGCGGTGGCGTTCGCCAAGGCGTGGTACAAACTGCTGCACCGCGACATGGGACCCCTCTCGCGCTACCTCGGCCCGTGGATTCCCGAGCCGCAGCTGTGGCAGGACCCCGTTCCCGACGTCGATCACGAACTGGTCGGAGACGAGGACATCGCCGCCCTCAAGGGCAGGATCCTCGACTCGGGCCTCTCCCTCTCCCAGCTGGTCACCACCGCCTGGGCGTCGGCGGCAAGCTTCCGCGGCACCGACAAGCGCGGCGGGGCGAACGGAGCGCGCATCCGGCTCGCGCCGCAGAAGGACTGGGAGCTCAACAACCTCCCCGAGGTGACGGAGGTACTGCGCACGCTCGAGGGCATCCAGCAGGAATTCAACCTCTCCCAGACCGGCGGAACGCGGGTCTCTCTCGCCGACCTGATCGTCCTGGGAGGGTGCGCGGCCGTCGAGCAGGCCGCGAGGAACGCCGGGTACGACATCACCGTTCCGTTCGCCCCGGGGCGTACGGATGCCTCGCAGGAGCAGACCGACGTGGCGTCGTTCGCCGTGCTGGAGCCCAAGGCGGATGCCTTCCGCAACTACCTTCCGGCGGGCGAGAAGCTGTCGCCGGAGACCCTGATGCTGGACCGCGCCAACCTGCTGACGCTGACCGCTCCCGAGATGACGGTGCTGATCGGCGGCATGCGGGCCCTGAACACCGGCTTCAAGGGATCTCCCCACGGTGTCCTCACCCACCGGCCGGGAATCCTGACCAACGACTTCTTCGTCAACCTGCTCGACATGGGCACGGAGTGGCAGGCGTCGGCTACGGAAGAGAACGTGTTCGAGGGCCGGGATCGCACCACCGGCGAGGTCAAGTGGACCGCCACTGCCGTCGACCTGATCTTCGGTGCGCACTCCCAGCTCCGAGCCGTCTCGGAGGTCTACGCGTCCCGGGATGCGGGAGAGAAGTTCGTACGCGACTTCGTGGCAGCGTGGAACAAGGTGATGAATCTCGACCGGTTCGACCTCGTCTGA
- a CDS encoding alpha/beta fold hydrolase: MSASELRFFASSDGDLAYRDTGGTGLPVVLLHAGFLDHTMWDEQVPALAKEFRVIAPDARGHGRSANASRPFRQADDLAELLHHLGTGPAALVGISMGALIAVGTALEHPDLVRALVISGGGTNEREFTEPWARQAQAAQFKALAAGDIEAWHDASDAWVHGPERPHDAVRPETYARLRRMRQRTISKHTPDEPDHSIPVEDLGARAGQITVPVLALNGAQDAPELRAMAESIAHTAPRGRTAVINDAAHFPNFDHPDEYTRIVTEFLHSLVR; encoded by the coding sequence ATGAGTGCTTCCGAACTCCGCTTCTTCGCGTCCTCCGACGGCGACCTCGCCTACCGCGACACCGGCGGTACAGGCCTCCCCGTCGTCCTGCTGCATGCGGGTTTCCTCGACCACACCATGTGGGACGAGCAGGTCCCGGCCTTGGCGAAAGAGTTCCGCGTCATCGCACCCGATGCCCGCGGTCACGGCCGGTCCGCCAACGCGAGCCGCCCGTTCCGCCAGGCGGACGACCTGGCCGAGTTGCTGCATCACCTCGGTACCGGCCCTGCTGCCCTCGTCGGCATCTCCATGGGCGCGCTGATCGCCGTGGGGACCGCGCTGGAACACCCCGACCTGGTCCGGGCCCTGGTGATCTCCGGCGGTGGCACGAACGAACGCGAGTTCACCGAGCCGTGGGCCCGGCAGGCCCAGGCCGCACAGTTCAAGGCTCTGGCCGCCGGCGACATCGAGGCCTGGCACGACGCGAGCGACGCCTGGGTACACGGCCCCGAGCGGCCGCACGACGCCGTCCGGCCCGAGACCTACGCCCGCCTGCGCCGGATGCGCCAGCGGACCATCAGCAAGCACACGCCCGACGAACCCGATCACAGCATCCCGGTCGAGGATCTCGGCGCCCGGGCCGGCCAGATCACCGTCCCCGTGCTCGCCCTCAACGGCGCACAGGACGCACCCGAGCTACGAGCCATGGCCGAGTCCATCGCCCACACGGCGCCACGAGGCCGAACCGCGGTGATCAACGACGCCGCGCACTTCCCCAACTTCGACCACCCCGACGAGTACACCCGGATCGTCACCGAATTCCTCCACAGCCTGGTCCGGTGA
- a CDS encoding MarR family winged helix-turn-helix transcriptional regulator: protein MEVFALVGPLYRRVNRKIEQEAPRQGLSVGVRAVLDLLRAHGPMTVPQMGRAQSISRQFVQRMVNDAAAHGLVEAVPNPAHARSSLIRLTGAGRTAIEAVVAREHALLREAAGDLTTADVDACVRVLSRMLALFDDIDVNS from the coding sequence ATGGAGGTCTTCGCCCTGGTCGGACCGCTCTACCGGCGGGTCAACCGGAAGATCGAACAAGAGGCCCCGCGGCAGGGGCTGTCGGTGGGGGTGCGCGCGGTGCTCGATCTCCTGCGCGCCCACGGACCAATGACGGTTCCCCAGATGGGCCGGGCGCAGTCGATCAGCCGTCAGTTCGTCCAGCGCATGGTCAATGACGCCGCGGCTCACGGACTGGTGGAGGCCGTGCCGAACCCGGCGCATGCTCGGTCCTCGCTGATCCGCCTGACAGGCGCCGGCCGCACGGCAATCGAGGCCGTCGTCGCCCGGGAGCACGCGCTGCTGCGCGAAGCGGCGGGCGACCTCACCACGGCGGACGTGGACGCATGTGTCCGCGTGCTCAGCCGGATGCTCGCCCTCTTCGACGACATCGACGTCAACAGCTGA
- a CDS encoding MBL fold metallo-hydrolase: MPAPSISLGDVEITRVVEWSGPIRTARFIIPDSDEETWRRNQEWLAPDFWTPADDAYRCHIQTWVLRSEGRIILVDTGVGNDRERPQVPQFAGLRTDYLARLRAAGVEPEDVDVVVNTHIHYDHVGWNTELRDGEWVPTFPDATYLIPRADYLYFDPAGPRRSRAPRDEHERLRWEGSRIVFNDSIAPVQHAGQVVLWEGTHRIDGNLLLEAAPGHTPGSSVLTLRSGTDRAVFVGDMLHSPVQVLEPGWNSCFCDDLQLAAETRRAYLSRAAELRELVIPAHWPGHGAAEVRRDGDGFAIAAWAAFPRG, encoded by the coding sequence GTGCCCGCACCCAGCATTTCACTCGGCGACGTCGAGATCACGCGTGTCGTCGAGTGGTCCGGCCCCATCCGTACTGCCCGTTTCATCATCCCGGACAGCGACGAGGAAACCTGGCGGCGCAACCAGGAGTGGCTGGCGCCTGACTTCTGGACGCCCGCCGACGACGCCTACCGCTGCCACATCCAGACCTGGGTCCTGCGCAGCGAGGGCAGGATCATCCTGGTGGACACCGGGGTCGGCAACGACCGGGAGCGCCCGCAGGTCCCGCAGTTCGCCGGGCTGCGGACCGACTACCTCGCCCGCCTGCGCGCGGCGGGCGTCGAGCCGGAGGACGTCGACGTCGTCGTCAACACACACATCCACTACGACCACGTCGGCTGGAACACGGAACTGCGTGACGGCGAATGGGTACCGACCTTCCCCGACGCCACGTACCTGATCCCCCGCGCCGACTACCTGTACTTCGACCCGGCCGGCCCCCGCCGCAGCCGGGCGCCGCGTGACGAGCACGAGCGCCTCCGCTGGGAGGGCAGCAGGATCGTGTTCAACGACAGCATCGCCCCCGTCCAACACGCCGGGCAGGTGGTGCTGTGGGAGGGAACCCACCGCATCGACGGCAATTTGCTGCTGGAGGCCGCACCGGGTCACACCCCCGGTTCGTCCGTCCTCACTCTGCGCTCGGGCACCGACCGCGCCGTCTTCGTCGGGGACATGCTGCACAGCCCTGTGCAAGTCCTCGAACCCGGCTGGAACAGCTGCTTCTGTGACGACCTCCAGCTCGCGGCCGAGACCCGCCGCGCCTATCTCTCCCGCGCTGCCGAGCTGCGCGAGCTCGTCATCCCGGCCCACTGGCCGGGGCACGGGGCCGCCGAGGTACGGCGAGACGGCGACGGCTTCGCCATCGCCGCATGGGCCGCATTTCCGCGCGGCTGA
- a CDS encoding TetR/AcrR family transcriptional regulator has translation METDKQGVRRRVPGRRRSASEEKILAAAKELFLADRYDGVNLEQVAQRAGVSRQTVYNRFGSKETVFREMVRHHWSAFTRPDRQAVGCDADASPEEVLLAFARSLERFAAETDQIRFARLVVAESVRRPWIADEFYRLGKGQVVAAFVECLEALVRSGRLRCADTSLAARQFMGLVQEFLVWPRVMAFEEEIAGQPSADVVIEEAVRTFLARYAPVPHDPSRPA, from the coding sequence ATGGAAACGGACAAACAGGGAGTCCGGCGCAGAGTCCCTGGACGTCGCAGGTCAGCCTCCGAGGAGAAGATCCTCGCGGCGGCGAAGGAGCTGTTCCTTGCCGACCGCTACGACGGCGTCAACCTGGAGCAGGTCGCCCAGCGTGCCGGGGTCTCACGGCAGACCGTCTACAACCGCTTCGGATCGAAGGAGACCGTTTTCCGGGAGATGGTCCGTCATCACTGGTCCGCATTCACCCGCCCGGACCGGCAGGCCGTCGGGTGCGACGCGGATGCGAGCCCGGAGGAGGTGTTGCTTGCGTTCGCACGGTCGCTGGAGCGCTTCGCGGCCGAGACGGACCAGATCCGTTTCGCCCGGCTAGTGGTGGCCGAATCCGTACGTCGGCCGTGGATCGCGGACGAGTTCTACCGGCTGGGGAAGGGGCAAGTAGTGGCGGCGTTCGTCGAGTGCCTGGAGGCCCTCGTCCGCAGCGGTCGCCTGCGATGCGCGGACACCTCCCTGGCGGCACGTCAGTTCATGGGTCTGGTGCAGGAGTTCCTCGTCTGGCCGAGGGTCATGGCCTTCGAGGAGGAGATCGCCGGTCAGCCCTCGGCGGACGTGGTGATCGAGGAGGCCGTGCGTACCTTCCTGGCCCGCTACGCACCTGTCCCTCACGATCCGTCGCGGCCCGCCTGA
- a CDS encoding SRPBCC family protein, which yields MSQIEESIEVDVPVRAAYNQWTQFEDFPHFMDGVERIEQRTDTLTHWVTRIGGVEREFDAEITEQIPDERVAWTTVSGEAKQAGVVTFHRLDEARTKVMLQLDYEPDGLAETVGDKLGFIKRQATGDLKRFKEFIESRGGVETGAWRGEV from the coding sequence TTGTCTCAGATAGAAGAGTCCATCGAGGTCGACGTCCCGGTCCGTGCCGCCTACAACCAGTGGACCCAGTTCGAGGACTTCCCCCATTTCATGGACGGAGTCGAACGCATCGAGCAGCGCACCGACACTCTCACCCACTGGGTCACCAGGATCGGCGGAGTCGAGCGCGAGTTCGACGCGGAGATCACCGAGCAGATCCCCGACGAGCGCGTCGCCTGGACCACCGTCAGCGGTGAAGCGAAGCAGGCCGGCGTCGTCACCTTCCACCGCCTGGACGAAGCCCGCACCAAGGTCATGCTGCAGCTCGACTACGAGCCCGACGGCCTGGCCGAGACCGTCGGTGACAAGCTCGGCTTCATCAAGCGCCAGGCCACCGGTGACCTGAAGCGGTTCAAGGAGTTCATCGAATCCCGCGGTGGCGTCGAGACCGGCGCCTGGCGCGGCGAGGTCTGA